In Desulfobotulus mexicanus, a single window of DNA contains:
- a CDS encoding ATP-binding protein yields the protein MKTDKNITKNFEMPVFGENPGFNWDAPDIFSRNSLSISYEENIKYRLFRITEVGKEKAGAYRLAMANVLSILNGSDVSVVYILSGHREGVEIYMGVADVNTTNIAEPGDLLKGALEGNFPGVKLTPVPQDDLRLQECIKNTKHLGCVMGVPSFNEATQDAEQEDFQGVERLVNSLNGETWQLVLVAKPAKDQEIRTILQYLYELSTELSVHAKQSVQESENHGDQRNYTAGQQTGSSVSKGETDGITKTEGSSTNESRSESKGTSHAEGTSSNEGGSSSSKGKSTTKSTTDNINDTKGTGTSNSDAISKNTSKTESWNKGENFSASYGTTDSRGIALTRERINKPIEEMQKHISETVIERFQLGRSKGMFSTAVYLTAENKLTYQRLSQGFLSLFQGNKAAVTPLRIHKIQGEAVSLRKLLQIRSYTGGEWLVKNLPSFLAHGIPFNNSFEYASGACWLNTSELCLLTGLPNRELPGIKLRKSVDFAVNTSEDISDNNGKKLELGHMVQYGRELKNTVKLPVRDLNKHVFITGVTGSGKTTSCMKLLLESGLPFLVLEPAKTEYRAFFAQGYEDVEYYIPGREDITPFRLNPFELVSSRQNLSGHISTLTATLTAVYPMEAAMPQLVEEAIILAYRKLGWDIQGNRNYLERDPWSKSAAGRVWPTFTDMLGELDGLIQSKGMGREFEEKYRGSLVARLSNLTEGIKGRMLNTRRSMNFDALLDRRVVIELEELKSEQDKALFMGLIISRLGECMKQRHREQPDFQHLTLVEEAHRLLARPEPGESDAKKMGVEMFANLLSEVRKYGEGLIIADQIPNKLISDVIKNTHTKIVHRLFAADDRNSMGDAMGLTDDQKDFLPHLQTGETIMYCGGWHAPVRVQIIPGPSTDEADLPEERLKEKGWQLFWEQGNLMLPQVMDSKAIENSENLSVFMPEGVALLNLFLQMLKEKARDLITILEQRYNEDFHNLKDKLNFSEEKLAELLICLLWDSACIPMSFAMDDLFRKKSPELLIEGLKGRKAISEKSALKEIEDSYRDHIPFI from the coding sequence ATGAAAACCGATAAAAATATAACAAAAAATTTTGAAATGCCCGTCTTCGGTGAAAACCCGGGATTCAACTGGGATGCTCCGGATATTTTCAGCAGAAACAGTCTTTCCATAAGCTATGAAGAGAATATAAAGTATCGCCTGTTCAGGATTACGGAAGTAGGAAAAGAAAAGGCAGGGGCATATCGTCTCGCCATGGCCAATGTGCTTTCCATACTTAACGGCAGTGATGTTTCCGTTGTGTATATCCTTTCCGGTCACAGGGAAGGCGTAGAAATATACATGGGTGTAGCAGATGTAAACACAACAAATATTGCTGAACCGGGAGATCTGTTAAAAGGTGCGCTGGAAGGCAACTTTCCCGGTGTAAAACTTACGCCTGTTCCCCAGGATGATTTAAGGCTTCAAGAATGCATCAAAAACACAAAACACCTCGGCTGTGTCATGGGTGTACCCTCCTTCAATGAAGCCACTCAGGATGCAGAGCAGGAGGATTTTCAGGGTGTTGAACGCCTTGTTAACAGCCTGAACGGAGAAACATGGCAGCTTGTTCTTGTGGCTAAACCAGCTAAAGATCAGGAAATAAGAACTATTCTTCAATATCTTTACGAACTTTCCACAGAACTTTCCGTACATGCCAAACAGTCTGTCCAGGAATCCGAAAACCATGGCGACCAGAGAAACTACACAGCAGGCCAGCAGACAGGCAGCTCTGTGAGTAAAGGTGAAACCGATGGCATTACAAAAACAGAGGGCAGCAGCACAAATGAATCCAGAAGCGAATCAAAGGGAACAAGCCATGCGGAGGGAACTTCTTCCAATGAAGGCGGAAGTTCCAGCAGCAAAGGAAAAAGCACTACAAAATCAACAACAGATAATATCAATGATACAAAGGGAACCGGAACCAGCAATTCTGATGCTATCAGTAAAAACACAAGCAAAACAGAGAGCTGGAATAAAGGTGAAAATTTTTCCGCAAGCTATGGCACAACAGACAGTCGTGGCATTGCCCTTACACGGGAGAGAATCAATAAGCCCATAGAAGAAATGCAAAAGCATATCAGCGAAACCGTAATTGAGCGTTTCCAGCTGGGCAGAAGCAAGGGAATGTTCAGCACGGCTGTTTATCTCACGGCAGAAAACAAACTCACTTACCAGCGTCTTTCCCAGGGTTTTCTTTCTTTGTTTCAGGGCAATAAGGCGGCAGTTACCCCTTTGCGTATTCACAAAATACAAGGGGAAGCTGTCAGCCTCAGAAAACTCTTACAAATCAGGTCTTATACAGGAGGTGAATGGCTTGTAAAAAACCTGCCTTCCTTTCTTGCCCACGGCATTCCATTCAACAACAGCTTTGAATATGCCAGTGGGGCATGCTGGCTCAATACCAGTGAACTCTGCCTGCTTACCGGCCTTCCCAATCGGGAACTTCCGGGTATCAAGCTGCGTAAAAGCGTGGATTTTGCCGTCAACACCAGTGAAGATATATCAGATAATAATGGAAAAAAACTGGAGCTCGGTCACATGGTTCAATATGGCAGAGAGCTTAAAAATACGGTTAAACTGCCTGTCCGGGATCTTAACAAGCATGTTTTCATTACCGGCGTGACGGGCTCGGGAAAAACCACAAGCTGCATGAAGCTCCTGCTGGAATCAGGCCTGCCCTTCCTGGTGCTGGAACCTGCAAAAACGGAATACAGAGCCTTCTTTGCACAGGGATATGAAGATGTGGAATATTATATTCCCGGCCGCGAAGATATTACACCCTTCCGGCTGAACCCCTTTGAACTGGTGAGCAGCCGCCAGAACCTGTCCGGTCATATTTCCACCCTTACGGCAACCCTCACCGCTGTTTATCCCATGGAAGCAGCCATGCCCCAGCTTGTGGAAGAAGCCATCATACTGGCATACAGAAAACTGGGCTGGGACATTCAGGGTAACAGAAATTATCTGGAACGGGACCCATGGTCAAAATCAGCCGCTGGCAGGGTTTGGCCCACATTTACAGACATGCTGGGAGAGCTGGACGGTCTGATTCAGTCCAAGGGAATGGGTCGGGAGTTTGAGGAAAAATACAGAGGCTCCCTTGTGGCCCGGCTCAGCAATCTCACCGAGGGTATCAAGGGAAGGATGCTCAACACCCGCAGATCCATGAATTTTGATGCCCTTCTGGATCGCAGGGTGGTAATAGAACTGGAAGAACTGAAAAGTGAACAGGACAAGGCCTTGTTCATGGGCCTGATTATCAGTCGCCTTGGCGAGTGCATGAAGCAAAGACATAGGGAACAGCCTGATTTTCAGCACCTTACACTGGTGGAAGAGGCCCATCGTCTCCTTGCCCGACCTGAACCGGGTGAATCCGATGCCAAAAAAATGGGAGTTGAAATGTTTGCCAATCTCCTTTCTGAAGTACGAAAGTACGGAGAAGGCCTCATCATAGCGGATCAGATACCGAATAAACTGATTTCAGATGTCATTAAAAACACCCATACCAAAATTGTGCATCGCCTTTTTGCCGCAGATGACAGAAACAGCATGGGCGATGCCATGGGCCTTACAGATGATCAGAAGGATTTTCTTCCCCATCTGCAGACAGGCGAAACCATCATGTACTGCGGTGGCTGGCACGCCCCTGTCCGGGTGCAGATCATACCCGGTCCCTCAACGGATGAAGCGGACCTGCCTGAAGAAAGACTCAAAGAAAAGGGCTGGCAGCTTTTCTGGGAGCAGGGCAACCTGATGCTTCCCCAGGTTATGGATTCCAAAGCCATTGAAAATTCAGAAAATCTTTCTGTTTTCATGCCGGAAGGAGTGGCCCTTCTGAATCTTTTTTTGCAGATGCTGAAGGAAAAGGCCAGAGATCTCATAACAATACTGGAGCAACGATATAATGAAGATTTCCATAATCTGAAGGATAAGCTGAACTTCAGCGAAGAAAAGCTGGCAGAACTCCTTATCTGTCTTCTCTGGGATTCTGCCTGCATTCCCATGTCCTTTGCAATGGATGACCTTTTTCGGAAAAAAAGCCCTGAGCTTTTGATTGAAGGGCTGAAAGGACGCAAAGCCATTTCAGAAAAAAGTGCATTAAAAGAAATAGAAGACAGCTACAGGGACCATATCCCCTTTATATGA
- a CDS encoding fatty acid CoA ligase family protein produces the protein MENANIACLLTKNAARTPNKRAVVMPAGKDAMGRLKTTQLSFAQLDASSTKVAAGFSAMGMTPGTRTVLMVPPGMDFFILTFALFKAGLIPVVVDPGMGLKRMADCLASTRAEALVGIPKAHVFRKLFPKAFSHVRHTVSTRPVPLLRTKTLKELLKSDVTGFETVSCESETTAAILFTTGSTGPAKGVIYTHANFHAQIQAIRDHFEIKEDDRDLPTFPLFALFDPALGMTAFIPEMDPTKPGKADPRPILEAIDQHAITTMFCSPALLDRLGRYGSREGIRLPGLRRVVSAGAPVRPDILQSFVPVIGNPAFIHTPYGATEAVPLMSLTAGEILSETRSFTDQGMGICVGRPIKGVDISIIRITDTAIKSMEEADELPEGEIGEIIAKGPMVTSAYYENPEADKMSKIKDKKGFWHRMGDLAWKDNSGRFWFCGRKSHRVCTEEGELYTLPCEAIFNTHRKVRRSALVGIGPDKEQTPVIIIETSEKMSKEEKNELRSELLQLAGAFDHTSGIRHLLFHREFPVDIRHNAKIHRESLAAWAGEKLH, from the coding sequence ATGGAAAATGCCAATATAGCCTGTCTTCTCACAAAAAATGCAGCTAGAACCCCTAACAAACGGGCCGTTGTAATGCCTGCGGGCAAAGATGCCATGGGACGCCTGAAAACCACCCAGCTTTCCTTTGCCCAGCTTGATGCCTCCAGCACAAAGGTTGCGGCGGGTTTTTCTGCCATGGGTATGACTCCGGGTACTCGGACTGTACTCATGGTGCCGCCGGGGATGGATTTTTTCATCCTGACCTTTGCCCTGTTCAAGGCGGGGCTCATTCCCGTTGTGGTGGACCCCGGCATGGGACTCAAGCGCATGGCGGACTGCCTGGCATCCACCCGTGCCGAAGCCCTGGTGGGCATACCCAAAGCCCATGTATTCAGAAAACTCTTTCCAAAGGCCTTTTCCCATGTGAGGCATACGGTAAGTACCCGGCCTGTGCCCCTTTTACGCACAAAAACCTTAAAAGAACTGCTGAAAAGCGATGTCACAGGTTTTGAAACCGTTTCCTGCGAATCTGAGACTACGGCGGCCATCCTCTTTACCACGGGCAGTACAGGCCCGGCCAAGGGAGTCATCTACACCCACGCCAATTTCCATGCCCAGATTCAGGCCATACGGGACCACTTTGAAATCAAAGAAGATGACAGGGATCTTCCCACCTTTCCCCTTTTTGCCCTCTTTGATCCGGCTTTGGGCATGACAGCCTTTATTCCGGAAATGGACCCCACAAAACCGGGCAAGGCAGACCCGCGCCCCATCCTTGAAGCCATTGACCAGCATGCCATCACCACCATGTTCTGCTCACCAGCCCTTCTGGACCGTCTCGGCCGTTACGGCAGCCGGGAAGGCATCCGCCTGCCGGGCCTCAGGCGGGTGGTCTCAGCAGGCGCTCCGGTAAGGCCGGATATTCTCCAGTCCTTTGTGCCGGTCATAGGCAATCCAGCCTTCATCCATACACCCTACGGGGCTACGGAAGCCGTACCCCTCATGAGCCTGACCGCTGGTGAAATCCTCTCGGAAACCCGCTCATTTACGGATCAGGGCATGGGAATCTGCGTGGGACGCCCCATAAAAGGCGTGGATATATCCATCATCCGTATCACGGATACAGCCATCAAAAGCATGGAAGAAGCCGATGAACTGCCCGAAGGAGAAATAGGAGAAATCATAGCAAAGGGCCCCATGGTAACATCCGCCTATTATGAAAACCCAGAAGCGGACAAAATGTCAAAAATAAAAGATAAAAAAGGTTTCTGGCATCGCATGGGTGATCTTGCATGGAAGGATAATTCCGGAAGGTTCTGGTTCTGTGGCAGAAAATCCCACAGGGTATGCACGGAAGAAGGCGAACTCTACACCCTGCCCTGTGAAGCCATTTTCAATACCCACAGGAAAGTCCGGCGAAGCGCCCTGGTGGGTATCGGCCCGGACAAAGAACAAACTCCTGTTATTATAATTGAAACTTCTGAAAAAATGAGCAAAGAAGAAAAAAATGAGCTTCGCAGCGAACTGCTGCAGCTTGCGGGAGCCTTTGACCACACATCGGGCATCCGCCATCTTCTCTTTCATAGGGAATTTCCCGTAGATATCCGCCATAACGCCAAAATCCACAGGGAATCTCTGGCTGCATGGGCGGGGGAAAAACTGCATTAA
- a CDS encoding alpha/beta fold hydrolase, with protein MQDLPADIRALYPFTSNYTEINNHSMHYLDEGKGPLVLCLHGNPTWSFYFRNVVKTLSPEFRVLVPDHMGMGLSTKPSPDQYPHTLMQRVYDMEAFLDAVAPGQAFHLIVHDWGGMIGTLLALRQPERISSFIITNTAGFLKPSHKKLPLRIRLARDILPLAAAAISGLNLFSRGALLFCAKKRLSPAIRKGYLFPYGSPAERKAQLAFVRDIPLEPKDPAFDAVSWAEKNLQRLGDIPKCILWGEKDFVFDTDYRDLWKKHFPATPCHSFPEAGHYLFEDETKACMEIIQRFLKTG; from the coding sequence ATGCAAGACCTTCCTGCAGATATACGTGCCCTTTACCCCTTCACTTCCAATTATACAGAGATCAACAACCATTCCATGCATTATCTGGATGAGGGCAAAGGTCCCCTTGTCCTCTGCCTCCACGGCAACCCAACCTGGAGCTTTTACTTCAGAAATGTCGTAAAAACCCTGTCACCTGAATTCCGTGTTCTGGTTCCGGATCACATGGGCATGGGCCTTTCCACAAAACCCAGTCCTGATCAATACCCCCACACCCTCATGCAGAGGGTTTATGACATGGAAGCCTTCCTTGATGCCGTGGCACCGGGACAAGCCTTTCATCTCATCGTCCATGACTGGGGCGGGATGATCGGCACCCTTCTGGCCCTGCGCCAGCCGGAACGGATTTCAAGTTTTATCATTACCAACACCGCAGGCTTTTTAAAACCATCCCATAAAAAACTTCCCCTGCGCATACGCCTTGCAAGGGACATTCTACCCCTTGCCGCTGCTGCCATTTCAGGACTCAACCTCTTCTCCAGGGGCGCTCTTTTATTCTGTGCAAAAAAAAGGCTTTCCCCGGCCATTCGCAAAGGGTATCTTTTCCCCTATGGCAGCCCTGCAGAAAGGAAAGCCCAGCTTGCGTTTGTCCGGGATATTCCCCTTGAACCGAAGGATCCTGCCTTTGATGCAGTCAGCTGGGCGGAAAAAAATCTTCAAAGGCTTGGAGATATCCCGAAATGCATTCTATGGGGAGAAAAAGATTTTGTTTTTGATACAGACTACAGGGATCTTTGGAAAAAACATTTTCCTGCTACTCCCTGTCACAGTTTCCCCGAAGCAGGCCATTACCTTTTTGAAGACGAAACAAAAGCCTGCATGGAAATCATTCAGCGTTTCCTAAAGACCGGATAA
- a CDS encoding 3-oxoacyl-ACP synthase III, which yields MRIYLHYSLVDIKAIGYELPSHVLTSEDIEERLAPLYKKLHIRPGQLEALTGVKERRQWGKGMPLSEGAIAAGRKALDLAAMGPEDMDMLIYGAVCRENLEPATACTVAHGLGLPDHAHIFDLSNACLGMMNGLILIADAIESGRIRSGMVVACESSRQIMDITMDTMLADPTMASFTKGLATLTGGSGAAAIVLGRKDEGNRGHSLLGGILKNRSACHDLCVWGPDTGIPASAPMKMRTDAAAVLRHGVELGRETFHAFLKEMDMTGKDLDRIICHQVGAAHRETVLSAIGIPMEKDYATFPFLGNMGTVSLPITAAAASEQGFLQPGHKVGFFGIGSGLNCLLLGLDW from the coding sequence ATGAGGATCTACTTGCATTACTCCCTTGTTGACATTAAAGCCATCGGCTATGAACTGCCTTCCCATGTGCTTACTTCCGAAGATATTGAAGAACGCCTTGCCCCCCTCTACAAAAAACTCCATATCCGGCCGGGTCAGCTAGAAGCACTGACGGGCGTAAAGGAGCGCAGGCAGTGGGGAAAGGGTATGCCCCTTTCAGAAGGCGCTATTGCCGCAGGCAGAAAAGCTCTGGATCTTGCTGCAATGGGACCTGAAGACATGGATATGCTCATTTACGGAGCCGTATGCAGGGAAAATCTGGAACCTGCCACGGCCTGCACCGTTGCCCACGGCCTCGGCCTGCCGGATCATGCCCATATATTTGACCTTTCCAATGCCTGCCTCGGCATGATGAATGGTCTTATCCTCATCGCGGATGCCATTGAGTCGGGCCGTATCCGAAGTGGCATGGTGGTGGCATGTGAGTCCTCAAGGCAGATCATGGATATCACCATGGATACCATGCTGGCCGATCCCACCATGGCAAGCTTCACAAAAGGTCTTGCCACCCTCACTGGCGGCTCCGGTGCCGCAGCCATTGTACTTGGCAGAAAAGATGAGGGTAACCGGGGTCATTCCCTGCTGGGCGGCATTTTAAAAAACAGAAGTGCCTGCCATGATCTCTGCGTCTGGGGACCGGACACGGGCATACCTGCATCCGCTCCTATGAAAATGCGGACAGATGCCGCAGCCGTGCTTCGCCACGGAGTGGAACTGGGCAGGGAAACCTTCCATGCTTTCCTTAAAGAAATGGACATGACAGGCAAAGATCTGGATCGCATCATCTGTCATCAGGTGGGAGCCGCCCACAGAGAAACCGTACTTTCTGCCATTGGCATTCCCATGGAAAAGGATTATGCCACCTTTCCTTTTCTGGGCAATATGGGCACCGTCTCCCTGCCCATCACCGCCGCCGCAGCCTCTGAACAGGGCTTTCTTCAGCCCGGCCACAAGGTGGGCTTTTTCGGCATAGGTTCCGGACTCAACTGTCTTCTGCTGGGTCTGGACTGGTAA
- a CDS encoding PocR ligand-binding domain-containing protein, giving the protein MQKKDMDTLTLSDILVDQKTLQTMMEEFHRVTGIGGAILDISGKILLSFGWQDVCRKFHRAHPETLKNCKESDLFLAGNVSSGSFKAYRCKNHLWDMVTPIEVEGRHLGNLYLGQFFYEDDLVDLDFFREQARKYGFDEKQYLEAIDRVPRWKKEVIHGAMGFCVRLAEMIASLSFSGIRFSKALFEQESVLTKLQESEARYHGLFECIQDAIVVVDAQRNIIDANEAFIRLFGYSTEDIKGRKSRFLYENEEDFLHVGKVMEENGEKLHFVKVLNHVRKNGEIFPSETRVASLRTPDGELWGFFGVIRDISAQVKAQKEREILQEQLHQSKRMESIGRMAGGVAHDYNNMLGLIIGHAELAMDQLGSSDSLYSHLQSIHKAAGRSADITKQLLAFARRQPASPKVLDMNAFVSDMFHMLQRLMGENIKLSWCPAEKPVKVKVDPSQLDQILVHLCTNARDAISSAGRVIIETGRVVFDEDIRTRHADFIPGDYVMLAVSDDGCGMEQDMLLHLFEPFFTTKDVAKGCGLGLAMVYGIVKQNKGFIHVYSEPGDGTSFRIYLPRHSDEEKDLSASMKIREEGSVGETILLVEDEPALLKMARIMLERQGYKVLEAGLPVEALRLAAEHHSGIDLLLTDVVMPEMNGWDLAAELRSRYPGMKCMFMSGYTANYIAENGVLDESVHFIQKPFSMKEMAVSVRKALDS; this is encoded by the coding sequence ATGCAGAAAAAAGATATGGATACCCTTACCCTCAGTGATATTCTGGTTGATCAGAAGACCTTGCAGACCATGATGGAGGAATTCCATCGGGTGACGGGTATCGGAGGCGCAATTCTCGATATATCAGGCAAGATCCTTCTTTCCTTCGGATGGCAGGATGTCTGCCGGAAATTTCACAGGGCGCATCCTGAAACCCTGAAAAACTGTAAGGAAAGCGACCTCTTTCTGGCGGGAAATGTCTCTTCGGGCAGTTTTAAAGCCTACAGGTGCAAAAACCATCTTTGGGATATGGTGACACCCATAGAAGTTGAAGGAAGGCATCTTGGCAATCTTTATCTGGGTCAGTTCTTTTATGAAGATGATCTGGTGGACCTTGATTTTTTCCGGGAGCAGGCCCGTAAGTACGGTTTTGATGAAAAGCAATATTTGGAAGCCATTGACAGGGTTCCCCGCTGGAAAAAGGAAGTTATCCATGGGGCCATGGGATTTTGTGTCCGGCTTGCAGAAATGATTGCCTCTTTGAGTTTTTCAGGTATACGTTTTTCCAAGGCTCTCTTTGAACAGGAAAGCGTGCTGACAAAGCTGCAGGAAAGCGAGGCCAGATATCATGGTCTTTTTGAGTGCATACAGGATGCCATCGTTGTGGTGGATGCTCAACGCAATATAATTGATGCAAATGAGGCATTTATAAGGCTTTTTGGGTATTCCACTGAAGATATAAAGGGTAGAAAATCGAGATTCCTTTATGAGAATGAGGAAGATTTTCTGCATGTGGGTAAAGTAATGGAAGAAAATGGAGAAAAGCTCCATTTTGTAAAAGTATTGAATCATGTAAGAAAAAATGGAGAAATTTTTCCTTCGGAAACACGGGTGGCATCCCTTCGTACCCCTGATGGTGAACTTTGGGGATTTTTTGGTGTTATCCGGGATATATCTGCACAGGTAAAGGCTCAGAAAGAGCGGGAAATTCTGCAGGAGCAACTGCATCAGTCCAAAAGAATGGAATCCATCGGACGGATGGCAGGAGGTGTTGCCCATGATTATAACAATATGCTGGGGCTGATTATAGGTCATGCTGAGCTGGCCATGGATCAGCTTGGGTCATCGGATTCTCTGTATTCGCATCTGCAAAGTATTCATAAGGCTGCAGGGCGTTCGGCGGATATCACAAAACAGCTTCTGGCCTTTGCCCGGAGGCAGCCTGCATCCCCTAAGGTTTTGGACATGAATGCTTTTGTGTCGGATATGTTTCATATGCTTCAACGGCTTATGGGAGAAAATATCAAGCTTTCATGGTGTCCTGCTGAAAAACCGGTAAAGGTAAAGGTTGATCCATCCCAGCTTGATCAGATACTGGTGCATCTGTGTACCAATGCAAGGGATGCCATCTCTAGTGCAGGCAGGGTAATCATTGAAACGGGTCGTGTGGTTTTTGATGAGGATATTCGTACAAGGCATGCGGATTTTATTCCCGGTGACTATGTCATGCTGGCGGTCAGTGATGATGGCTGTGGCATGGAACAGGATATGCTTTTACATCTGTTTGAACCTTTTTTTACAACTAAAGATGTGGCAAAAGGCTGCGGGCTGGGGCTTGCCATGGTGTATGGCATAGTAAAACAAAATAAGGGCTTTATCCATGTTTACAGTGAACCCGGCGATGGAACCTCTTTTCGTATTTACCTCCCCCGCCACTCTGATGAAGAGAAAGATCTTTCGGCAAGCATGAAGATCAGGGAAGAGGGCAGCGTTGGTGAAACCATTCTTCTGGTGGAGGATGAGCCCGCCTTGCTGAAAATGGCGCGGATCATGCTTGAGCGTCAGGGATATAAGGTACTGGAGGCAGGTTTGCCAGTTGAGGCCCTGCGCCTTGCTGCGGAGCATCATTCAGGGATTGACCTTCTGTTGACGGATGTGGTGATGCCGGAAATGAATGGCTGGGATCTGGCTGCGGAACTTCGTTCCCGATACCCTGGTATGAAGTGCATGTTCATGTCCGGCTATACAGCCAACTATATTGCAGAAAATGGTGTGCTGGATGAGAGTGTTCATTTTATCCAGAAGCCCTTTTCCATGAAAGAAATGGCTGTCAGTGTCAGGAAGGCCCTTGATTCATGA
- the hisF gene encoding imidazole glycerol phosphate synthase subunit HisF: MTKKIRIMPCLDMQNGRVVKGVHFVDIKDAGDPVACARAYCENGADELALLDITATVEGRETMLDVVSRVAAVTTVPFTVGGGITDAASAEAVLKAGADRISVSSAAFKNPALIPDLIRAIGAQRLTVAIDVDKNPSMPSGYEVYINGGRTATGTDAVEWAKRVDAYGVPVILPTSKAGDGAKTGYDLPVIRAMKAAVSAEIVASGGAGKLEHFREAVEAGATILLAASVFHFGMIQIADVKNYLRDQG; encoded by the coding sequence ATGACGAAGAAAATTCGTATCATGCCCTGTCTGGACATGCAGAATGGCCGTGTGGTGAAGGGGGTTCATTTTGTGGATATCAAAGATGCTGGCGATCCCGTTGCCTGTGCCAGAGCTTACTGCGAAAATGGTGCCGATGAGCTGGCGCTTCTGGATATCACAGCCACGGTGGAGGGCAGGGAAACCATGCTGGATGTGGTCAGCCGGGTTGCCGCCGTTACCACAGTTCCCTTTACCGTGGGAGGGGGTATAACGGATGCTGCATCCGCAGAGGCCGTACTGAAGGCCGGAGCAGACAGAATTTCTGTAAGCAGTGCAGCCTTTAAGAACCCGGCCCTTATTCCGGATCTGATTCGGGCTATCGGTGCTCAAAGACTTACAGTTGCCATTGACGTGGATAAGAATCCTTCAATGCCTTCGGGCTATGAGGTGTATATCAATGGGGGGCGTACCGCCACGGGTACGGATGCCGTGGAATGGGCAAAGCGGGTGGATGCTTATGGTGTGCCTGTGATTCTTCCCACCAGTAAGGCAGGCGACGGAGCTAAAACAGGTTATGATTTGCCGGTAATCCGTGCCATGAAAGCGGCTGTTTCTGCAGAGATTGTGGCTTCAGGAGGTGCCGGGAAGCTGGAGCATTTCCGCGAGGCCGTGGAAGCAGGTGCCACCATTTTGCTGGCGGCTTCTGTTTTCCATTTTGGTATGATTCAGATTGCAGATGTCAAAAACTACCTCAGGGATCAGGGGTGA